tatttcaaaaaatatttacggctcggtttatagaaacgaggtcctgatacctcattttctaatacCACTTGAACTTAGGGTCAAAccacttaaacttaataaatcatttatataacatatattatcatatcaaaaaccttttaaaaactatattctacttgtaaatattatacataatatttacgaacttacccGTCGGATTTGAtgatcccaaaaccactatttccgacaccactcaaaaacgggttgttacattatatctttataaattttaaatgattaaatcaaatttttatcacttttaggacctagaattaaattgtatattttttatagaaaaaaatgcaatttcaccattttagtaaactatatctttataatttttaataattaaatcaaatttttatcatttttgaggAGTCAATgtgcaattttatcattactaatttaaaattctataaattataaagagatctaaatgaaaaaatatttattttaaaggggTCGGGCCTCTACCAACCCCTCTAGCTCCACCTTTGCTTAGTGGATGGGTTTTAGCTtattcaacaacaaaatatcATAAGATTTAGGAACAACATATATTCTGTGTTCTTATATCTCTCTCTAAAGAGCAAAGATTGAACAATGTGGTTCTAGTACAACAACTTCTCAAAGATCATATTATGTGTTCGGATAATTGTTCGACtgtataaattattacaaattgtCGATGTATCAAGGTTTTAGTGACGAATTTCATCCGTGAATACATATATCTAACAATAAATGACATTTTTGTTTAGTGTGTGCTAGATACATACGCGTCtgataaaaattctaataaattattaaatgtatgaaaattgaatatgTCTAACGatgcatatattaaataaaattttcaacgttttagAATTGCATAGTTTTTGAAAGCCCGTTGTATTCTATAATCATAAACTTTCATCccaagttttcaaaataaataaatatattttggtcAAACTTTCTTTTGGAGGCTGCTCTTAGTTGAATTCtataatatagattataaatatttttaaaaaaggaaacaataaaaataaaattttaacaaataaaatttagaaaatttttaaaatatatattttttctagatttttttttactttttggcaattaaaaacacaaaatattaaaaatcttataaaaattcaaaaaataatttattatgagTATTGTTGCCAATGCTAGAAAACGTCGGTTTGAGTGTGCTGAAGCGCATAatcttcttatttatgggttaggaAGAGGCTATGGTATACATGTTCATAGGTCGAGCTACCCGCACAAGCCTGAAAACTCATTCGAAATTTGAGAGGctttgggcaaaaaaattaagtccgtttaaaatatggattGGGCTTATACATTCAAGGCCTGAGCCCGGTCTTGGCCCGAcccattttaagtttataatactttatattacattatttttatatattatgtaatttagaacacgttaaaaaaataaatatatactaaatatataatattactttaatataaacattaaaataatattaagatgactatataaaaaatttcaataaataaaaaatatataaaattattaaatattaaaataatataacataaatattttttaaaaattaaaaaataatcaggATTAGCTTAAAATGTGCTTGGGttagtcttttgcaaatatAAATGGGTTTGGGAAAATTTTTAGGCCCAGATTTCAGGTCAGGCCGAGCTTGGGCAAGTATAAAGTAggttaatatcatgcttaaacCTGGCTCGAACCCGACTCAACCCAACCCGGGCATGAGCACCTCTATGTTATTAGTAATTCTACgtattgtgttaaaaataacagatatgatcagaacctataataagattattaaaaaattaataatttattataatcatatttttaaaaatttaatcaacttCAGCTATGGATTAtcgattattaaaatatacaaagcCGAACCAACTAACTTAATTGACTcacaattattaatttaatttatttcaaatatatttataatataatatataatataattttaattcctaaactcaaaattcaaCTTCCCAACCAACAATCCATCAATACTAGCccaagatttatttatttttacttaacacaaacccaattacccaatcaatttaattaaagataaacTACACCTAACCtcattagtaaatttatattttgatcactaacttttaaaaaattataagatgatccctaaactattcaaaacttttcatttaagtcattgaactgTTAAAACCACTGTTATACGGCCTTATTTGTTCGCACCACCTATACTAATCGAAAAGTCTCTTTCCTTCCCTTTCTCATGAACATCATGGATCTGCAAACCAAAATCTGGACAACTTTCTTTTCTGATCACCAACACTGACCATCAAATCAACCTGGAGCTTGCTAAAcgaacttttgaaaaaaaacttaattagctctgtgacttaaatgaaaactttccaATAGTTCAATAACAATTTTGTAACCttttaaagttaagtgaccaaaatgtaaacttactaatagtttagtgaccttgaATGTAGTTAACTCTTTAATAAATCAACCCAAGCCCAATTAAAAACAATCGGTTGCTCCCAAGGCCGTCTCTTTTTGCAGATACCAAACCCTAACTCTTTCCCACCCAAAATCCCAAACCCATCCCTCTTCCCACCGGGTGCTTCCATTCTCGTCGTCGATTGCTTCCCTTCACGCTGCTTTCTTCATCGTCTACATCAATTGCTTGCTTCACCTTTCATCAGTGGCTcgctatttttttttcaaaggtCGGTTAAAGACTTCAAATTTGGATTAATTGTTTACTctgtatttaaattttgagtttttttgtgTATTTGGCAGTAGGCGTATGAGGCTtcaaaatttacctttttttttcagttGAATTGTGATTGTTTAACCTGATGCACTGCTGTTGgtgttaaaattgattttttttttaccttaaaaaaaatcattgtaCAGGAAAAgaaggaattaaaaaaatttaagtctaattGTGCTGGGAATAAATGTAATCAATAACTTAGGTCTTTAaacagaatttaaaaaaaaaaaaacccctctTTCGTCACTGGCTGGTAGCAAATTTTGTCATGTTTATGttactattatttatttgtagttgattaattttttttggatttttttctgCTTTTAATTTGAACTAATGAATTTGGTTGTTATTAGTTTCTCGAtggaattagggttttagggttaaatttAGACTGCAGtcttttccatttattttgctggctattttgattttgtagCATTGCACCATATTCTTAAGTTGCTTCATCCGCAACTTAGGTTGTAACCGTGAAGTTCTGGTGGTTGCTTGCTTTACCTTACCTTAAAAATGTCATCATTAAGGAATGCTATCAGCAAACGTGCTCACAAGGAACGAGCTCAACCGTGAGTCTCagctctctctctttttttttcccatttatTATAGCTATGCATTCTACATAGCTTTTCCTTTATTGTGCATTTGCTTTCGTGTTGTTCAATACTTGGTTATATTTTAGGTCATCGAGGAAAAAATTTGGGCTTCTTGAGAAACACAAGGATTATGTTGTCCGTGCAAAAGCATTCCACAAGAAGGAAGAAACGTTACGGGCAAGTTTATTTGTTTAGTGCATTCAATTTCTTGTTGTTTATATTATAGTATGTGCTCACTAATTTCTTCCACTTTTTTTGTGCTCTTTTTGTTGATTTGCTCTACAGAAACTCAAGGAGAAAGCTGCATTTAGAAACCCAGATGAATTTTACTTTCAGATGATAAAAACAAGAACTGTGGATGGAGTTCATAAACCTGAGTAAAATACAGCTTTCTTGTTTATATTGTTTTCTATTCAGGCTTGCAAATCTAGAAAGCTTATTTGgtcttcttttcttattttccgAATTCTTTATTTGTATAGGAGTCAGGCTAACAAATACACTCAAGAAGAACTCATGCTAATGAAGACTCAAGACATAGGATATATACTACAGAAATTGCAAAGTGAAAGGAAGGTACCAATGAATGATTTTTGGTTTATGAAGGGGTATATGATATTTCCTACATGGTCATGGTGATGAAAACTATGTGCAACTAATCATCGCTACTATTTTATTCTGCTGCAGAAAATTGAGAAGCTAACTGCAGTGTTGCATTCTGTTGATAATCATCGATCTAACAGACATATTTACTATGCCGAGGATAGGTTTGATTTCTTAATATCAGTAtatcacccttttttttttaattcattgtCTCTGGTTGTTAGCTAGAAACAGAAATTGTGAGCTGTTGTTGTACAAGACTAGTATAGGGTGATAACCTTTCAAGTAAAAAAGTGATTTACCTTTAGTTTGCCATCTTTGAAATTCAACCGAAAAGTACCTACTTATCTTTAATTGTTCTACCACATCCTTTAAATAATATCCATCAtgacatttgattttttaagctCTTTGGAAGTTTTAGTAacatttatcatattaatttgtGATACTTCTACAGTGTCAGAAATGCATCCATGATTGGCCAAAAgagaaaagcaaaaaagaaatataGTTGAAATTGCTTGCTTTTGTTTTCATTGATTAGAACAAATACTCTGATTTTGCATCCGTGGTTGCTTTCATTGGGATGGTTGTTGGACCGGtaaaattagttgaaatataGTTCTTGAGCCCTAAGATATAGAACAGTTTAGCGGTATATGTTCTCATTATCTTCACAAACTGGAAAAAAAAGGAGACCTTTTGATGAATCAAAgtaaattttatacttattgatattatatattgttttgaaatataagaaatatgtattcatatatattcttcTTTACAGGGAAGAAGCTAGAGAAT
This genomic window from Gossypium raimondii isolate GPD5lz chromosome 10, ASM2569854v1, whole genome shotgun sequence contains:
- the LOC105776659 gene encoding probable U3 small nucleolar RNA-associated protein 11: MSSLRNAISKRAHKERAQPSSRKKFGLLEKHKDYVVRAKAFHKKEETLRKLKEKAAFRNPDEFYFQMIKTRTVDGVHKPESQANKYTQEELMLMKTQDIGYILQKLQSERKKIEKLTAVLHSVDNHRSNRHIYYAEDREEARELQSQTSESRVTPPSGDIPDHIKRKTAASYRELEARYSRVNQLEKLYMEMSLKKELQKKGRKRKLREDELVCPTSKPVYKWRSERKR